A single genomic interval of Bacteroidota bacterium harbors:
- a CDS encoding CpsD/CapB family tyrosine-protein kinase translates to MLLALAGKRILVIDCDLKNPTVGRFFNIPFNAPGLIDFLTHDYITTPDVYTPLDDPSFQDMSLFNPTIRMDDREMETTHQRYSLDVIPAGGSIDHSSELLDSDKFKDYLLEISSAYDYILIDTPPVTRTVDALTLGNFVKNAVLVVKPNYTRKDNLNRAIQDFRQFNVHLLGSVINACDIKRFADDYGYGYGYGYSYQYEPQYPELPAASTMESESA, encoded by the coding sequence TTGCTGTTAGCCTTGGCCGGCAAACGCATCCTGGTAATTGATTGTGACCTCAAGAATCCAACGGTAGGCCGGTTCTTCAATATACCATTTAATGCGCCCGGGCTGATAGACTTCCTAACACACGATTATATCACGACACCCGACGTCTACACGCCGCTCGATGACCCGTCTTTTCAGGACATGAGTCTCTTTAATCCAACCATACGGATGGATGACCGCGAGATGGAGACAACGCACCAGCGGTACTCGCTTGATGTGATCCCTGCCGGCGGCTCTATCGACCATTCGAGTGAGTTACTCGACTCAGATAAATTCAAGGACTACCTGCTTGAAATTTCAAGCGCCTACGATTACATCCTGATTGATACCCCACCGGTCACCAGAACGGTGGACGCACTAACCCTTGGTAACTTCGTTAAAAACGCAGTACTTGTGGTTAAACCAAACTACACGCGCAAAGACAACCTCAATAGAGCCATTCAGGACTTCCGGCAATTCAATGTGCACTTGCTGGGCAGTGTAATCAACGCCTGCGACATTAAACGCTTTGCTGACGACTATGGTTATGGCTACGGATATGGCTACTCTTACCAGTATGAGCCACAGTATCCTGAGCTTCCAGCAGCTTCCACAATGGAATCTGAAAGCGCCTAA